From the genome of Campylobacter sp. RM16189, one region includes:
- a CDS encoding RNA pyrophosphohydrolase, with the protein MQKSYRSNVAAVVLAATYPFDCRVFIAQRCDLQGVWQFPQGGIDEGEKPREALLRELKEEIGTDEVEILCEYPDWLSYDFPPNVLKAKKYPYDGQTQKYFLVRLKAGARIDIKTKTPEFDEYKFVPTDEALNDINHFKKPIYTKVMGYFKKKGFI; encoded by the coding sequence ATGCAAAAAAGCTACAGATCAAACGTTGCCGCCGTTGTTTTGGCTGCCACATACCCTTTTGATTGTAGGGTTTTTATAGCTCAAAGATGTGATTTGCAAGGTGTTTGGCAGTTTCCGCAAGGTGGGATTGATGAAGGAGAAAAGCCTAGGGAGGCTCTTTTAAGAGAGCTTAAGGAAGAGATCGGAACCGATGAGGTTGAGATTTTATGCGAGTATCCTGACTGGCTTAGTTATGATTTTCCACCAAATGTCTTAAAAGCTAAAAAATATCCCTATGACGGTCAAACTCAAAAATATTTTCTAGTAAGATTAAAGGCCGGAGCTAGGATAGACATTAAGACTAAAACCCCTGAATTTGATGAGTATAAATTTGTCCCTACCGATGAGGCGTTAAATGACATTAATCATTTTAAAAAACCGATTTACACTAAAGTTATGGGATACTTTAAAAAGAAAGGATTTATCTAA
- a CDS encoding aspartate kinase yields the protein MLIIQKYGGTSVGTLDRIENVAKRVIENKKAGNDLVVVVSAMSGVTNQLIEYADYFTKNADTIAMDMLLSSGERVTCALLTIALNNMGYKAVALTGRQAGIITDNVHTRARIEMIDTKRMRSELDDGKIVVVAGFQGIDQDGNVTTLGRGGSDLSAVAIAGALNADLCEIYTDVDGVYTTDPRIESRAKKLDKISYDEMLELASLGAKVLQNRSVELAKKLNVNLVTRSSFNHNEGTLITKEENMEAVLVSGIALDRNQARVTLRGVVDKPGIAAEIFSALAEKNINVDMIIQNVGQDGTTNLGFTVPQNELAVAKECMDKLAAAKHVEYSEDIVKVSVVGVGMKSHSGVASLAFKTLAKEGINIQMISTSEIKISVIVDQKYGELAVRALHQAYKLDQ from the coding sequence ATGCTAATCATTCAAAAATACGGCGGAACAAGCGTAGGAACGCTTGATAGAATAGAAAATGTTGCCAAAAGAGTGATTGAGAATAAAAAAGCGGGCAACGATTTAGTAGTGGTAGTTTCAGCTATGAGCGGAGTTACGAATCAGCTTATAGAGTATGCCGATTATTTTACTAAAAATGCCGATACTATAGCTATGGATATGCTTTTAAGCTCTGGCGAGCGAGTTACTTGTGCACTTCTTACAATAGCTCTTAATAATATGGGTTATAAGGCTGTAGCACTTACTGGAAGGCAGGCTGGAATCATAACAGATAATGTTCATACAAGAGCAAGAATAGAGATGATAGACACAAAGCGTATGAGAAGTGAGCTTGATGATGGTAAGATAGTGGTCGTGGCTGGCTTTCAGGGTATAGATCAGGATGGAAATGTCACTACTTTAGGACGCGGAGGAAGTGATCTAAGCGCTGTTGCCATTGCAGGAGCTTTAAACGCTGATTTGTGTGAAATTTATACAGATGTGGACGGAGTTTATACAACAGATCCTAGAATAGAAAGCAGAGCTAAAAAGCTTGATAAGATAAGCTATGATGAGATGCTTGAGCTTGCAAGCTTGGGTGCGAAAGTATTGCAAAATCGCTCTGTTGAGCTGGCTAAAAAATTAAATGTAAATTTAGTCACAAGAAGTAGTTTTAATCATAATGAAGGAACATTGATAACAAAGGAAGAGAATATGGAAGCAGTTTTAGTAAGCGGAATAGCACTTGATAGAAACCAAGCGAGAGTAACATTAAGAGGAGTAGTGGACAAGCCTGGAATCGCAGCTGAGATCTTTTCGGCCTTGGCAGAAAAAAACATAAATGTTGATATGATAATTCAAAACGTAGGGCAAGATGGCACTACAAATTTAGGATTTACCGTTCCCCAAAATGAACTTGCTGTAGCAAAAGAGTGCATGGATAAATTAGCCGCTGCAAAACATGTGGAGTATAGCGAAGATATAGTAAAAGTATCGGTAGTGGGCGTTGGTATGAAGAGCCATAGTGGTGTAGCATCTTTGGCGTTTAAAACTCTTGCAAAAGAGGGCATCAATATACAGATGATATCAACAAGCGAGATTAAAATTTCAGTCATAGTAGATCAAAAATATGGAGAACTTGCGGTTCGAGCGCTACATCAGGCATACAAGCTAGACCAATGA
- the tatB gene encoding Sec-independent protein translocase protein TatB: MFGMSLPEIIIIAIIAVLFLGPDKLPSAMVEIARFFKTIKKTVNDAKANFDQEIKIAELKEDAKKYKENITKTTESVRKKLTFEELDELKKGVNDVTGGLNKNISDIKSSIDNIKNPQNIVKDAVLGDKNNEEKKEA; this comes from the coding sequence ATGTTTGGTATGAGTTTGCCCGAAATAATTATCATAGCAATCATAGCAGTTTTGTTTCTAGGTCCGGATAAGCTTCCTAGTGCAATGGTTGAGATAGCTAGATTTTTTAAAACTATTAAAAAAACAGTCAATGATGCAAAGGCTAATTTTGATCAGGAGATTAAAATTGCAGAGCTAAAAGAAGATGCGAAAAAGTATAAAGAAAACATCACAAAAACTACTGAAAGTGTTCGCAAGAAGCTTACTTTTGAAGAGCTTGATGAGCTAAAAAAGGGCGTAAATGATGTAACCGGCGGACTTAACAAGAATATATCAGACATAAAAAGCAGTATTGACAATATAAAAAATCCACAAAATATAGTAAAAGATGCGGTTTTGGGCGATAAAAACAACGAAGAAAAGAAAGAGGCATAA
- the folP gene encoding dihydropteroate synthase produces the protein MKIFKINQDTNFDEICKFISPSKEGQAIMKKKANLNFFLLKDIRSPAANILKQDALSIGAELVTHKDTILNGENSTALLIATDAQIKELAKKEAAQDFGLKNLAKFLKSSFKKPIKPQIMGVVNVNEDSFNAQSRVDTKSGIKKIEAMITEGAEYIDVGAVSSRPGSKYVGAEIEFERLKDIVAEIYRLNLHEKAKFSLDSFDEYCLEYALNHGFKMINDITADTNLASLAVKYGVQYCLMHMQNSPENMQDSPHYDDLLGEIDSFFADKIAKVRELGCEDIVLDVGIGFGKTPQDNLLLIKHLEHFLHFGLPLLVGASRKSVINFYSPSEVSKRLPGSLYLHQKAFENGASIIRTHDVSEHVQMFKMDEAMRNLSLWSQNG, from the coding sequence GTGAAAATTTTTAAGATAAATCAAGACACGAATTTCGATGAAATTTGCAAATTTATTAGCCCAAGCAAAGAAGGCCAGGCGATAATGAAAAAAAAGGCGAATCTAAATTTTTTCCTTTTAAAAGATATCCGATCGCCTGCTGCAAACATACTAAAACAAGACGCGCTTAGCATAGGAGCCGAGCTTGTAACGCATAAAGATACGATTTTAAACGGCGAGAACTCAACTGCGCTTTTAATCGCAACCGATGCACAGATAAAAGAGCTTGCAAAAAAAGAAGCTGCGCAGGATTTTGGACTTAAAAATTTGGCTAAATTTTTAAAATCAAGCTTTAAAAAACCAATTAAACCCCAAATCATGGGTGTTGTGAATGTAAATGAAGATAGCTTTAACGCCCAAAGCAGAGTAGATACAAAAAGCGGTATAAAAAAGATAGAAGCAATGATAACAGAAGGTGCTGAGTATATCGATGTGGGCGCGGTTAGCTCGCGTCCGGGCAGTAAATACGTAGGCGCTGAAATCGAGTTTGAGCGACTTAAGGATATCGTGGCTGAAATTTACCGCCTAAATTTGCATGAAAAGGCGAAATTTAGCCTTGATAGCTTTGATGAATACTGCCTTGAATACGCCCTAAATCACGGCTTTAAGATGATAAATGATATCACGGCAGATACAAATTTAGCTAGCCTTGCCGTTAAGTACGGCGTGCAGTACTGCCTCATGCATATGCAAAACAGTCCTGAAAATATGCAAGACAGTCCGCATTATGATGATCTACTCGGCGAGATAGATAGCTTTTTCGCGGATAAAATCGCTAAAGTGCGCGAGCTGGGATGTGAAGATATCGTGCTTGATGTCGGTATCGGCTTTGGAAAAACTCCGCAAGATAATTTGCTTTTGATAAAGCATTTGGAGCATTTTTTGCACTTTGGCTTGCCTCTTTTGGTTGGCGCAAGCAGAAAGTCCGTCATAAATTTTTATAGCCCAAGCGAGGTTAGCAAGCGACTCCCGGGGAGTTTGTATCTGCATCAAAAAGCCTTTGAAAACGGTGCAAGCATAATAAGAACACACGATGTAAGCGAGCATGTGCAGATGTTTAAGATGGATGAAGCGATGAGAAATTTAAGCCTTTGGAGCCAAAATGGATAA
- the queA gene encoding tRNA preQ1(34) S-adenosylmethionine ribosyltransferase-isomerase QueA, producing MATDIDLLSSYDYYLPPNLIASTPTLPKEEARLLVYERGKDKIHHLKFKNLHEILPDCSIIFNDTKVVKARILGKKNSGGSSEILLNTPLNDNKFSVYIKGKVKIGTLIKFDKDLVAKVCEIYEDGTRVVEFTQNGQILDAASLFDLLEEIGHVPLPPYIKRADNKDDESWYQSIFAKYHGAVAAPTASLHFNDEMIKTLKKDHDINFLTLHVGAGTFKSVESEIIRDHLMHGEFYQIPKDTQELINSNKPILGIGTTVTRCVEEFARSKISSGECKLFLNLYNRPIRQNYLLTNFHLPKSTLIMLVTSFIGLDKTMEIYKTAIEKEYKFYSYGDGMLII from the coding sequence ATGGCGACTGATATAGATCTGCTATCAAGCTACGACTACTATCTTCCACCAAATTTGATAGCCTCCACTCCAACATTGCCAAAAGAGGAGGCAAGACTGCTTGTATATGAACGGGGCAAGGACAAAATACACCATCTGAAATTTAAAAATCTACACGAAATTTTACCGGATTGTTCCATTATTTTCAACGATACAAAAGTAGTAAAAGCCAGAATTTTAGGCAAAAAAAACAGCGGAGGATCAAGCGAGATACTGCTAAATACTCCTCTTAACGATAATAAATTTAGCGTCTATATAAAAGGCAAAGTAAAAATAGGAACTTTAATAAAATTCGATAAAGATTTGGTTGCGAAAGTTTGTGAAATTTATGAAGATGGTACAAGAGTGGTTGAATTTACTCAAAACGGCCAAATTTTAGATGCCGCCAGTCTATTTGACCTACTTGAAGAGATAGGGCATGTGCCGCTTCCTCCGTATATAAAAAGAGCTGATAACAAAGATGATGAGAGCTGGTATCAAAGCATATTTGCAAAATATCACGGCGCAGTAGCAGCTCCTACGGCAAGCCTTCACTTTAATGACGAGATGATAAAAACACTAAAAAAAGATCATGATATAAATTTTCTCACACTTCATGTCGGAGCTGGGACATTTAAAAGTGTAGAGTCTGAAATCATAAGGGATCATCTTATGCATGGCGAGTTTTATCAAATCCCTAAAGATACTCAAGAGCTAATAAATTCAAATAAGCCGATTTTAGGTATTGGAACAACAGTAACAAGGTGCGTAGAGGAATTTGCAAGAAGCAAAATATCAAGCGGCGAGTGTAAGCTATTTTTGAATTTATACAATAGACCTATTCGTCAAAACTATCTTCTAACAAATTTTCATCTTCCCAAGTCAACCCTCATAATGCTAGTAACAAGCTTTATAGGTCTTGATAAGACAATGGAAATTTATAAAACGGCAATTGAAAAAGAGTATAAATTTTACTCTTATGGTGACGGAATGCTAATTATTTAG
- the ligA gene encoding NAD-dependent DNA ligase LigA — protein sequence MDKKEYLKSVDLLNLWAKAYYEDDAPIATDEEYDELYHRVLEFERMNPAEISMFSPTKRVGGEVSEGFVKADHVERMWSMEDIFDEAELVAWLNRGDKLGQKFVIQPKFDGASLNLLYENGELKRAITRGNGITGEDVTTNARVIKNIPTTIAYSGKIEIRGEVVISKSDFDEINLARMQRGETQLANPRNAASGSLRQLDSKITASRRLQFRPWGYGAQNLGLKNYSEIMEFIYSLGFEREEFFKICLNLEEIKTAYSELLNLRENKPFMMDGMVVRVDNVAFSNELGYTEKFPKFMVAYKFPAIEKTTRLVDVALQVGRSGVVTPVGVLDEVNIDGVKVKSATLHNFDEIKRLGVMKGDFISIIRSGDVIPKITGVFKERRNGCETPIERPHNCPVCGTMLLDEGVFIKCQNLECKARVINSLIHYASKRCLNIDGLGEAIVNQLFEAGFVNKIADIYRLSANELSSLEGFKDKKISNLLNAINIARTPNLHSFITGLGIEHIGEVAAKKIARQFGDKWLELSYEELMSIDGFGDAMAESYVEFMQVNRENLAQLLSFVTPKFEKFEVKQSDISGKIFVITGTLSKGRDEFKAILEAHGAKVSGSVSKKTDFVLAGSEAGSKLDKARELGVRVISEEELVEML from the coding sequence ATGGATAAAAAAGAGTATCTAAAAAGCGTTGATCTGCTAAATTTGTGGGCGAAGGCGTATTACGAAGATGATGCTCCGATCGCGACTGATGAGGAGTATGACGAGCTTTATCACAGAGTGCTTGAGTTTGAGCGTATGAACCCTGCTGAAATTTCGATGTTTTCACCGACTAAGCGAGTCGGCGGAGAGGTAAGCGAGGGCTTTGTAAAGGCTGATCACGTAGAGCGCATGTGGAGCATGGAGGATATATTTGACGAAGCAGAGCTGGTAGCTTGGCTAAACCGAGGCGATAAGCTCGGTCAAAAATTTGTTATCCAGCCTAAATTTGACGGAGCTAGTCTTAATCTTCTTTACGAAAACGGCGAGCTAAAACGCGCTATAACTCGCGGTAACGGCATAACTGGCGAAGATGTAACGACAAATGCAAGGGTGATTAAAAATATCCCGACAACTATCGCTTATAGCGGCAAGATCGAAATTCGCGGTGAAGTTGTAATCTCAAAGAGTGATTTTGACGAGATAAATTTAGCTCGCATGCAAAGAGGCGAAACCCAGCTTGCAAATCCTAGAAACGCAGCCTCAGGTAGTCTAAGGCAGCTTGATAGCAAGATAACGGCGAGCAGACGGCTTCAGTTTCGTCCGTGGGGGTATGGTGCTCAAAATTTAGGGCTTAAAAACTACTCTGAGATCATGGAGTTTATCTATTCGCTTGGCTTTGAGCGCGAGGAGTTTTTTAAAATTTGCCTTAATCTTGAAGAGATAAAAACCGCTTACAGTGAGCTTCTAAATTTGCGTGAAAATAAGCCATTTATGATGGATGGAATGGTCGTAAGAGTTGATAATGTAGCGTTTTCAAACGAGCTTGGATACACCGAAAAATTCCCGAAATTTATGGTCGCTTATAAATTTCCTGCGATTGAAAAGACGACAAGGCTTGTTGATGTGGCGCTTCAGGTGGGAAGAAGCGGTGTCGTAACTCCCGTAGGCGTGCTTGATGAGGTAAATATCGACGGCGTTAAGGTTAAATCAGCCACTCTTCATAACTTCGATGAGATTAAGCGCCTTGGCGTTATGAAAGGTGATTTTATAAGCATTATCCGCTCAGGCGATGTGATACCAAAGATAACGGGAGTCTTTAAAGAGCGCAGAAACGGCTGCGAAACGCCGATAGAGCGTCCGCATAACTGCCCGGTTTGCGGTACTATGCTGCTTGATGAAGGGGTTTTTATCAAGTGTCAAAATTTAGAGTGCAAGGCACGCGTCATAAACTCACTCATCCACTACGCTTCAAAGCGCTGTCTAAATATCGACGGGCTTGGCGAAGCTATCGTAAATCAGCTGTTTGAGGCGGGTTTTGTAAATAAAATAGCCGATATATACAGGCTTAGCGCAAATGAATTATCAAGTCTTGAGGGCTTTAAGGATAAGAAAATTTCAAATTTGCTAAATGCTATTAATATCGCGCGCACTCCGAATCTGCATAGCTTCATAACCGGTCTTGGTATCGAGCATATCGGAGAGGTTGCGGCTAAGAAGATAGCAAGACAGTTTGGCGACAAGTGGCTAGAACTTAGCTATGAGGAGCTTATGAGCATTGACGGTTTTGGTGACGCGATGGCTGAGAGCTATGTGGAGTTTATGCAGGTAAATAGAGAAAATTTAGCCCAGCTTTTAAGCTTCGTAACTCCGAAATTTGAGAAATTTGAAGTTAAACAAAGCGATATAAGCGGCAAAATCTTTGTGATAACGGGCACACTTAGTAAGGGCAGGGATGAATTTAAGGCTATTTTAGAGGCTCACGGCGCTAAGGTTTCAGGCTCGGTTTCTAAAAAGACGGATTTTGTTTTGGCTGGAAGTGAAGCCGGAAGTAAGCTTGATAAGGCGCGCGAACTTGGCGTTAGAGTGATAAGCGAAGAAGAACTTGTGGAGATGCTTTGA
- a CDS encoding HobA family DNA replication regulator: protein MSDFIKWTLEAIRDEGSLMSWMEERRTEWTPLLASKLKFLLEGRVFILITDSERFWFEKYFLKNINKPTNSRPVLPFFSLRALYPSFDSISSKEEISLLQDMLSLAFPNGYVFFYVGKSNDKSAQIAKGKDDSYMWLFDEQAQNSFYLSSSDELLDIKLLSLYKLFDKSIDAALFAKVML from the coding sequence ATGAGTGATTTTATAAAGTGGACATTAGAGGCAATTAGAGATGAAGGCTCGCTAATGAGCTGGATGGAAGAAAGGCGCACGGAATGGACGCCTTTGCTTGCATCAAAGCTAAAATTTTTACTCGAAGGGCGCGTTTTTATCCTGATAACCGATAGCGAAAGGTTTTGGTTTGAGAAATATTTTTTAAAAAATATAAATAAACCCACAAATTCGCGTCCTGTCTTGCCATTTTTCTCACTTAGAGCTCTTTATCCGTCTTTTGACTCAATATCTTCAAAAGAAGAAATTTCTCTTTTGCAGGATATGCTAAGCCTTGCTTTTCCAAACGGCTATGTCTTCTTTTACGTCGGAAAAAGCAACGACAAAAGCGCGCAGATAGCCAAAGGCAAGGATGATAGCTACATGTGGCTGTTTGACGAGCAGGCGCAAAACAGCTTTTATCTAAGCTCAAGCGACGAGCTTTTGGATATTAAGCTTTTATCGCTTTATAAACTTTTTGATAAAAGCATTGATGCCGCGCTCTTTGCTAAAGTGATGCTTTAG
- the tatC gene encoding twin-arginine translocase subunit TatC codes for MFEELKPHLVELRKRLFISVSVVFVMFIVCFSFWNPILAIMTAPLKNALPAGSNIIFTQVQEPFFTAMKVAFFAGFMFSLPVIFWQFWLFVAPGLYENEKKYVIPFVLAATFMFLVGAAFCYYVVIPIGFVFLINFGGELFTALPSIGQYVGFFTKLLIAFGIAFELPVITFFLAKLGLITDATLKNSFRYAVVIIFIFSAIMTPPDIISQFLMAIPLIGLYGLSIFIAKQINPAPKEEEVQEESKEEPKKQQDSDDDDDEIYYNGD; via the coding sequence ATGTTTGAAGAGTTAAAACCGCATTTAGTAGAGCTTAGAAAGAGGCTTTTCATAAGTGTTTCTGTTGTATTTGTAATGTTTATTGTGTGCTTTAGCTTCTGGAATCCAATCCTAGCTATCATGACCGCCCCTCTTAAAAATGCTCTTCCGGCCGGAAGCAATATCATCTTTACTCAGGTTCAAGAGCCATTTTTTACAGCTATGAAGGTAGCGTTTTTTGCCGGATTTATGTTTTCACTTCCTGTAATATTCTGGCAATTTTGGCTATTTGTAGCACCAGGACTTTATGAAAATGAAAAAAAATATGTAATTCCTTTTGTATTAGCAGCTACATTTATGTTTTTAGTTGGTGCTGCGTTTTGTTACTATGTGGTAATTCCTATCGGCTTTGTATTTCTTATAAATTTTGGCGGAGAATTATTTACCGCACTTCCTAGCATAGGGCAATATGTAGGCTTTTTTACTAAGCTTTTAATAGCTTTTGGTATAGCCTTTGAGCTTCCTGTTATCACTTTTTTCTTGGCTAAATTAGGACTAATAACCGACGCAACACTTAAAAATTCGTTTAGATATGCGGTGGTAATTATATTTATATTTTCTGCCATTATGACTCCTCCTGATATCATAAGCCAATTTTTAATGGCAATCCCTCTAATAGGGCTTTACGGATTGTCTATTTTTATAGCCAAACAGATAAATCCGGCTCCAAAAGAAGAGGAAGTTCAAGAAGAGTCAAAAGAAGAACCTAAAAAGCAGCAAGACAGCGACGATGACGATGACGAAATATACTACAATGGCGACTGA
- a CDS encoding DNA polymerase III subunit delta': MHSKIVITSDFEALKEELLRLYDPNFLRFFITEDFLLENAKEVIAEAYIAENSEKLLVVMAKNFRIEAQNSLLKIIEEPPRNIKFIIACESKNMLLQTIRSRLITENRLIKKERIKSGLNFTRLELKEIYRFIDEQIELERADKLGKNELKELISSIALEASEAGVKFSQDELSYFYKAVKLAELNTKSHALLTPILLMIYEKGRR; this comes from the coding sequence ATGCATAGCAAGATTGTTATCACGAGTGATTTTGAAGCTTTAAAGGAGGAGCTTTTAAGGCTTTATGATCCAAATTTTTTAAGATTTTTTATAACCGAAGATTTCTTGCTTGAAAATGCAAAAGAGGTCATAGCTGAGGCTTATATCGCAGAAAATAGCGAAAAACTGCTTGTCGTGATGGCTAAAAATTTTCGCATAGAAGCTCAAAATTCACTCCTTAAGATCATAGAAGAGCCTCCTAGAAATATTAAATTTATAATCGCTTGTGAATCTAAAAACATGCTACTTCAAACGATTCGCTCACGTCTAATCACTGAAAATAGGCTTATAAAAAAAGAACGCATAAAAAGCGGGTTAAATTTCACTCGTCTTGAGTTAAAAGAAATTTATCGCTTCATAGACGAACAAATCGAACTTGAAAGAGCCGACAAGCTCGGTAAAAACGAGCTAAAGGAGTTAATTTCGTCAATTGCCCTAGAAGCTAGCGAAGCGGGAGTTAAATTTAGTCAAGATGAATTAAGCTACTTTTACAAGGCGGTTAAACTTGCCGAGCTAAATACGAAATCACATGCGCTTTTAACGCCGATTTTGCTGATGATATATGAAAAGGGCCGAAGGTGA
- the hemW gene encoding radical SAM family heme chaperone HemW, translating into MLLYIHIPFCESKCPYCAFGSLVGKENLAKSYFKALIDDLKAQICKFDVRKNSITSVFIGGGTPSVIDANLYENLFFEISAFLASDAEITAEANPNSANLVWLKKMMGFGVDRISFGAQSFFEDKLKFLGRTHSSFDVYEAVKNAKKAGFDNINVDLIYGTKFDTKKRLDIEIENIKNLEISHLSAYSLTLEEKTPFQGRISYKKDSPILAKFLISQIEKIGLKQYEISNFGQICRHNLGYWQGQNYLAIGAYAVGFMNEFRFRNSDNLNAYIKNPHEKNIENLSLKEQNLEHIFLGARSIVGIEASRLSKEQVARAKILHKNKKLNFRDGRYFATNFLLADEISLFIVN; encoded by the coding sequence ATGCTCCTATATATACATATTCCGTTTTGCGAAAGTAAATGTCCATACTGCGCCTTTGGATCGCTTGTAGGCAAAGAAAATTTAGCCAAAAGCTATTTTAAAGCTTTGATAGATGACCTGAAAGCTCAAATTTGCAAATTTGATGTTAGGAAAAATAGTATAACAAGCGTTTTTATAGGAGGCGGTACTCCAAGCGTGATTGATGCAAATTTATATGAAAATTTATTTTTTGAAATTTCTGCATTTTTAGCTTCGGATGCCGAAATAACGGCCGAAGCAAATCCGAATTCAGCAAATTTAGTTTGGCTAAAAAAGATGATGGGCTTTGGGGTAGACCGCATTAGTTTCGGAGCTCAAAGCTTTTTTGAAGATAAGCTTAAATTTCTTGGTAGGACTCATAGCTCATTTGATGTATATGAAGCAGTAAAAAACGCAAAAAAGGCAGGATTTGACAACATAAACGTAGATTTAATATATGGCACAAAATTTGATACTAAAAAACGGCTTGATATAGAAATAGAAAATATAAAAAATTTAGAGATATCTCATCTGTCGGCTTACTCTTTAACCCTTGAAGAAAAGACCCCATTTCAAGGCAGGATAAGCTATAAAAAGGATAGTCCGATACTAGCTAAATTTCTTATAAGCCAGATAGAAAAAATAGGCTTAAAACAGTATGAGATATCAAATTTTGGTCAAATTTGCAGACATAATCTTGGATACTGGCAAGGACAAAATTATCTTGCCATAGGAGCTTATGCAGTAGGATTTATGAATGAATTTAGATTTAGAAATAGTGACAATTTAAACGCCTATATAAAAAATCCGCATGAAAAAAATATAGAAAATCTAAGCTTGAAAGAGCAAAATTTAGAGCATATATTTTTAGGAGCTAGAAGTATAGTTGGGATTGAGGCTTCAAGATTATCAAAAGAGCAAGTTGCTAGAGCCAAGATTTTACACAAAAATAAAAAGCTTAATTTTAGAGATGGGCGATATTTTGCAACAAATTTTTTACTAGCAGATGAAATTTCTCTCTTTATAGTTAACTAA
- the ruvX gene encoding Holliday junction resolvase RuvX — MSIVAIDVGLKRIGVALAVGSVVMPQKPVLRKNRNQAARDVSTVLSELNAKTLVVGIPLGGSSEDEMRRRISHFVSLLNFSGEIVYVDEAMSSFEASEIYTDTKRDGKLDSIAAMIILKRYIKV, encoded by the coding sequence ATGAGCATAGTGGCTATAGATGTGGGGCTAAAAAGAATTGGAGTGGCTCTGGCAGTAGGTAGCGTAGTGATGCCTCAAAAACCAGTTCTTAGAAAAAATCGCAACCAAGCAGCTCGCGACGTGAGCACCGTTTTATCAGAGCTAAATGCAAAAACCTTAGTCGTAGGCATTCCACTTGGTGGAAGTAGCGAAGATGAGATGAGAAGGCGCATAAGCCACTTCGTATCGCTTCTAAATTTTAGCGGCGAGATAGTCTATGTCGATGAGGCGATGAGTAGCTTTGAAGCAAGCGAAATTTATACGGACACGAAACGAGACGGCAAGCTTGACAGCATAGCTGCGATGATTATTTTAAAGAGATATATTAAAGTATAG
- a CDS encoding DNA-processing protein DprA, giving the protein MNTLSKIPSQLNRLKNPPDQLYYKGNLELLNMPLVSIVGSRKASAYTKDCVFNLAKILSYSGVCVVSGAAIGVDIAAHKGAFPNTIAVFGNGLDRIYPQSNAKMIDEIYRNSLAITEYAPDVTPRGYQFLQRNRIVVALSQALIVAQADLLSGSMQSARMAYELGIKIYVLPQRINDSRGTNELLALKKAELINDFDKFATRFGEVANVTKDEILEFCKNGVDLDDALAKFGSQIYEYELLGRLKISGLRVNLA; this is encoded by the coding sequence GTGAATACTTTAAGTAAAATTCCGTCACAGCTAAATAGGCTTAAAAATCCTCCCGATCAGCTATACTACAAAGGAAATTTAGAGCTTTTAAATATGCCTTTGGTCTCTATAGTAGGCTCTAGAAAGGCTAGCGCATATACCAAGGATTGTGTTTTTAATCTGGCTAAAATCCTATCATATTCTGGAGTTTGTGTGGTTAGTGGAGCTGCTATTGGTGTGGATATAGCGGCCCATAAAGGAGCCTTTCCTAATACTATAGCCGTTTTTGGAAATGGACTTGATAGAATTTATCCTCAATCAAATGCTAAAATGATAGATGAGATCTATCGAAATTCTCTTGCCATAACCGAATATGCTCCGGATGTTACGCCTAGAGGTTATCAGTTTTTGCAGAGAAATCGTATAGTGGTGGCCCTATCTCAAGCTCTTATCGTGGCTCAAGCCGATCTTTTAAGTGGTTCAATGCAGAGTGCAAGAATGGCATATGAACTTGGTATTAAAATTTACGTTTTGCCTCAAAGGATTAATGATAGTAGAGGAACAAATGAGCTTTTGGCTCTTAAAAAAGCCGAACTAATAAATGATTTTGATAAATTTGCTACGCGATTTGGCGAAGTAGCAAATGTCACAAAAGATGAAATTTTAGAATTTTGCAAAAATGGAGTAGATTTAGATGATGCCTTGGCAAAATTCGGTAGTCAAATTTACGAATACGAGCTTCTTGGCAGGCTGAAAATTTCAGGTTTAAGGGTTAATCTGGCATGA